One Phoenix dactylifera cultivar Barhee BC4 chromosome 8, palm_55x_up_171113_PBpolish2nd_filt_p, whole genome shotgun sequence genomic window carries:
- the LOC103717225 gene encoding acyl-coenzyme A oxidase 2, peroxisomal, which produces MDDPTPDGDSSPAVRRIRQLLLHIRHPSAPSPSSVAGEGQLAALPCGSRENKVAAVSVAELAQYMRGRHREIQERVFEFFRSRPDLQTPVEISTADHRELCMRQLTALVRDAGIRPFRYVLEDPSLYFAISEAAGGIDISLGIKMGVQYSLWGGSVINLGTKKHRDKYFDGIDNLDYPGCFAMTELHHGSNVQGLQTTATFDPVTDEFVINTPNDGAIKWWIGNAAVHGKFATVFAKLILPLQGMGGGSADMGVHAFIIPIRDLETHSVLPGIEINDCGHKIGLNGVDNGALRFHSVRIPRDNLLNRFGDVSRDGKYTSSLPSINKRFAATLGELVGGRVGLAYSSVGVLKIAVTIAVRYSLLRQQFGPPKKPEVSILDYQSQQHKLMPMLASTYAFHFATLYLVDKYSEMKKSHEDEAVSDVHTLSAGLKAYITSYTAKSLSTCREACGGHGYAAVNRFGTLRNDHDIFQTFEGDNTVLLQQVAIDLLKQYKEKFQGGTLTATWSYLRESMASYLSQPNPLTARWEREDHLRDPKFQLDAFRYRTSRLLQTVAVRLQKHSTRLGGFGAWNRCLNHLLTLAESHIESIILAKFINSVQSCPDKNTRHVLKLVCDLYALDRIWHYNGTYRNDDYVAPNKAKAIHKLTEYLSFQVRGVARELVDAFDLPDYVTRAPIGMSSEAYAHYTQYAGF; this is translated from the exons ATGGACGACCCGACGCCCGACGGCGACTCCTCCCCGGCGGTCCGCCGCATCCGGCAGCTCTTACTCCACATCCGCCACCCCTCTGCTCCCTCCCCTTCATCCGTCGCTGGCGAGGGACAGCTGGCGGCGCTCCCCTGCGGCAGCCGGGAGAACAAGGTGGCGGCGGTGAGCGTGGCGGAGCTGGCGCAGTACATGAGGGGGAGGCACCGGGAGATCCAGGAAAGGGTATTCGAGTTCTTCCGGTCCCGGCCGGACCTCCAGACGCCGGTGGAGATCTCCACTGCCGACCACCGCGAGCTCTGCATGCGCCAGCTCACCGCCCTCGTCCGGGACGCCGGAATCCGCCCCTTCCGCTACGTCCTTGAGGATCCCTCCCTCTATTTCGCCATCTCCGAGGCCGCCGGCGGGATCGACATCTCTCTCGGGATCAAGATGGGCGTCCAGTACAG CCTTTGGGGAGGCTCAGTGATCAACCTAGGAACCAAAAAACACAGGGATAAATACTTTGATGGAATTGACAATTTGGACTATCCTGGTTGCTTTGCTATGACAGAACTTCATCATG GCTCCAATGTTCAAGGCCTTCAAACAACTGCCACCTTTGATCCTGTCACTGATGAGTTTGTAATCAACACACCAAATGATGGAGCCATCAAGTGGTGGATTGGAAATGCTGCAGTCCATGGAAAATTTGCAACTGTTTTTGCAAAGTTGATTTTGCCTCTCCAAGGAATGGGAGGAGGTTCTGCTGATATGGGTGTTCATGCTTTCATTATTCCCATAAGAGACCTTGAAACCCATTCTGTTCTTCCTGGGATTGAAATAAATGATTGTGGCCACAAAATTGGCCTAAATGGTGTAGACAATGGTGCATTGCGGTTCCACTCTGTGAGGATTCCTCGAGATAATCTTCTTAACCGATTTGGAGATGTTTCACGTGATGGGAAGTACACTAGCAGCCTCCCATCCATCAATAAAAGGTTTGCGGCTACCCTAGGAGAACTTGTTGGAGGGAGGGTTGGCCTTGCATACTCCTCTGTGGGTGTTCTGAAAATAGCAGTTACTATTGCTGTGAGATATTCTTTGCTTCGCCAGCAATTTGGTCCTCCCAAGAAGCCAGAGGTCAGTATATTGGATTACCAGTCTCAGCAGCACAAACTCATGCCAATGTTGGCATCAACATATGCCTTCCACTTCGCTACTCTGTATTTGGTGGATAAGTACTCTGAGATGAAGAAATCACATGAGGATGAAGCTGTTAGTGATGTTCATACTCTTTCAGCAGGCCTCAAAGCTTATATCACATCATATACTGCTAAGTCACTGAGCACATGTCGAGAAGCCTGTGGTGGTCATGGTTATGCAGCTGTGAACCGTTTTGGTACCTTGCGGAATGACCATGACATATTTCAGACATTTGAAGGGGACAACACAGTTCTTCTGCAGCAG GTTGCCATAGACCTCTTGAAGCAGTACAAGGAAAAATTTCAAGGAGGGACTCTCACAGCTACATGGAGTTACTTGAGAGAGTCCATGGCTTCATATTTATCCCAACCAAATCCTCTGACTGCTCGCTGGGAAAGAGAAGACCATTTGCGAGATCCTAAGTTCCAGCTGGATGCATTTAGA TACCGAACATCACGATTACTTCAAACTGTTGCCGTACGGCTGCAAAAACATTCCACGAGACTTGGAGGCTTTGGAGCATGGAACAGATGTTTAAATCACCTGCTGACACTTGCAGAGTCACACATCGAGTCAATCATCCTGGCAAAGTTCATCAACTCTGTACAAAG CTGTCCTGATAAGAATACACGTCATGTTCTGAAGCTAGTCTGTGACTTATATGCATTGGATCGTATATGGCACTATAATGGAACATATCGTAATGACGACTACGTGGCCCCAAACAAAGCAAAG GCAATTCACAAGCTGACAGAGTACCTGAGTTTCCAGGTGAGAGGGGTTGCTAGAGAACTTGTTGATGCATTTGATCTTCCCGATTATGTCACCCGtgctcctattggcatgtcatCGGAAGCATATGCTCACTACACACAGTACGCGGGCTTCTAG